The Saprospiraceae bacterium genomic interval TTTGGGTTTCGAAATAATCTTTTAATCTCGAATCATGGCTCACCACGACCAGGGAAGCCTTGTGGATTTCTGCCTGGTCTGAAAGCAATTTTGCCACGACAAGAGCACGTTTGTCATCTAAAGAAGAAGTTGGTTCGTCTGCCAATAACAAAGCTGGTTGATTGATCACTGCTCTGGCCAGGCTGAGCCGTTGAGCTTCCCCCTGTGATAAGGAATTTGGAAGTTGCTTTGCTTTGTCGCTGAGATCGAGTATTTTCAATAGTTCTATGATGCGATCCACATCCTTCTTTCGACCGGAAAGTTTTTGAAAAAGTTGAAGATTTTCAGTAATATTCAATGCATTTAAAAAATGAGGCTTTTGTAATACAAGCCCAATGTGGGCAGCCCGGAATCGGTCGTGTTCATGCATTGGCAACTTTTGAAATTCCTGTCCGGCAATTTGAATACTTCCGGAATCAGGAATGAGCAATCCTGCGAGTAAATGCAATAAAGTAGTTTTTCCGCAACCAGAGGGGCCTAATATCAATACGGCTTTACCTGCTTCGCATTGTATATCAGGAAATTGAAATACGCGATTCGCAGAGCGATACTTGAAGGAGACCTGACTGGTAGATAACATGTTATTGTCAATAAAAAAAGCTGTACATCAGGCACAGCTTTCATTTTTAAGATTTATATGAACGATTACTTCATTAAAATATAACACAAAAATATCTTATTGCTTAACCCATTTTTTTGTCGTACTCGATCCACCACTTTCTATTTTTGCAAAATAAATACCTTTCTCGAAGTGCTGAACATTCAGTTCAAAACCATGGTTTTGCAATTGAATGCTACTGTTATACATAACTTTTCCCAGCAAATTCGTAATGACCAAGTTTGCATTTTTTTGTAGGTTTTCAGGGAAAATAATATTTAATTTCTGAAATACCGGATTGGATTGGATGTGGAAGGGAAGAATTTTCTCCTGAGTGGTGGCTGTAATGACATCATTCGCTGATCCGCTGTTCAGGATCTCTTTGGTCGTTTCTTCCTGCACCCATACCAACGTATAAATTTGATTAGGCACCCAGGAAGGCTGGAGGGTATATGTAAAGGATTTGGCAACGGATCCACCCTGATTGCTGAGATCTATTTCATCGCCACCTGCATCGCTTGCAAAATCTCTGAATACATCGTAATGAACTTTTTCGCCATTGGGTGAAGCATATTGCAAAACGCGTTCGACAATGGCAGCATAGATGCGATATTTACCTGCTGGTTTTGTACCTAATGTTTTGATTTCAATATTCGAAATTCGCATATCCGTACCGGCATCTTTAACTAAAATCTGTATAGGGGATTCTTTTTTTATTTCAGCATCCATGAATGAAGCATTGACAGAAGATGCAGATTTTTTTGTTGTACCGTTGAAAACGATGGTAGGAGTGCCTAGAATTCCATAAAAGTTGCTGCGTTGATTTTGGTCATCTTTATTCGCCTGATAGAGCAGACAGGCCGAATAAGGAATCGGAGGGTGAATGGATATGTGATGATATTTGTCTTTATAATTATTTAAAAGGTTATAGTAACCTGGATTTGTCGCCGCACAAACCCCGCAACGTGTATTGGTGAAGTGTTCCATAAAAACATAGCGCTTGGCTTGCGAAAAAGAATGGCTAATTACAGATAGGAAACAAAAAGAAATAAGTAATTTTTTAGTCATGTTCATCATATTTAAGTTTCGGAATGCAATAATAACGAATGGTTGTTGAAGATGTTTAAGAAAACCATAGGCTTCTATATTAATTTTAGTTAAATAATTTCAGGCGCCCCCCTTCCAAAATTGCAACTTTGTCGTGGCTTGTGGAAAGTTGACGAATACGATTAATTCCAGAATATAATTCTGTTTCAATTCCAGTTTTTTGGCTAAAACCAAATATTTTGTTGTTTTTTATCTTATATATGGACTTGCTGTTGAGGCTGGCTGTTTCGAGGTCGGGGTCTTTCCAATGATCATGTTCAAAAAGTTGGGTGGTGAAGCTTTGTATCCCGACGTATCTGCAAATGAAATAGATTTTATCCTGAAACTTTAAAATCGAGACATCTCTCCCTTTGACAGGTAAGTTTAATCCGCTATAAATAGAATTTTCAATTTGTTGCGTGTGATAATTTTTGATATAGAGTTTATTTCCGTCATATAAGATCAGCCGTTCGCTATCAAAGTGACAAATCCTTGTGTTTTCACTCAATTCGGGTTCATACAATGTTTGGATTAAATGCAACTGGGCATCGAACAGGCTCATTTGGAAATCTCCTGGATAGTATAAAATAAGTTTAAAAGGGTCGCTGACATCCAGTGCAACTTCATTCCAGTTGTTTTGAAGAGTCGTCTGGTGAAGCAACTTAAAATTTACATCGTATTTTAATAAAGTTTTATCGGATTGACGGAGAACATATATATTTCCAAGTGGATCCAATTGTATCAAATCTGCCTGAATCGCGGTATCCAGCAACAATTTTAAAGTCTGTGAATACGCAGACGTGAAAACAGCAATCCAGAGTAAATTAAGAATAAGGAAAAACCTGGTCATTCTTATAAAAATTAAGTTGAACATGGCCACCTTCCATGCTGGCATATGACCTGAAGCTAATCCAGTCTCCTAAATTTATATAACGGGATTTTTTATTCGACAATAAATAGTCGATTGGCAAATGACGGTGTCCAAAAATATAGTAATCACAATCATTTTCGGGTAGATGTGATTCGGCAAATTGAATCAACCATTCTTTTTCAGGTCCTAAAAACTGCTGAACCGCATCCTGTGCTTCCCTGCTTTTTGAACTGAAATAGTTGGCTAAACCGATGCCGACATCCGGATGAAGCCATCTGAACATCCTTTGGGCAAGTGGATTGGTAAATAGTTTTTTAACCAGTTTATAACCATGATCTCCCGGACCGAGTCCATCGCCGTGACCAATAAATAATTTTTTGCCCTGAATTTCCCTGATGATTGGATTTTTGTAAATTGGAATATCCAACTCCTTTGTAAAATAATCAAACATCCAAAGGTCGTGATTGCCGGTAAAAAAGTGAACAGGTATATTTTTTTTTCGCAACGCATACAAGGCGGAAAGGATACCTGTATATCCTCTGGGAATCACTTTTTTATAATCAAACCAAAAATCAAAAACATCTCCTACAAGGTACAATTCAGCTGCATGATCTGAAATGCTTTCAAGCCAATTCAGGATGTGCTGCTCCCTATCCTTACTATGTTCAGTTTCGGATTTCAGGTGAAAGTCGGATGCAAAATAAACGACTGCCAAAAGATAAATTATGTGGGATCAGTAAACCTGGGATCTGCTTCCATAACAGTGCCACAATTGGGGCAGGTCCTGAGTTCTGAAGAGTTGTAATATTCCTTGAACCGTGGTAAGAAGTCTTTTTCAATATTTTCAAGATGAAAATAACTATCGTGAAGTTTGGTATTGCAATTCTCGCAAAACCACATCAGGCCATCCATATCCTGTTCGCGCCGTTTTGCTTCGATGACCAGTCCGATGGTTCCCGCGGGTCTCATCGGTGAATGGGGCGTTTTCGCAGGAAGGAGAAATATTTCCCCTTCGCGTATGGGTATGTCCACAGGTTTTCCATCTTCCTGGATCCGTACCGTGATATCGCCCTCTAATTGAAAAAACCATTCTTCCGTTTCGTTGTAATGGTAATCTTTCCTCGCATTCGGGCCTGCAACGACCATAACAATAAAATCATCGGCTTCCTGATAGAGGTTCCGGTTGGCAACAGGTGGTTTGAGTTCAGAGCGATGTTCTTCCACCCATTTTTGGATATTAAAGGGTCTGCGTACAGGCATGGTTTTAAAATTTAGGATAAAGATAGTTCATTCAGGCTAAAGGCAAAAGGCTGAAGGGAAAATGGAGGATGGGGTCTTTCTTTACTTTTTGAGATAATCCTTCACGGCATTACCCCTTCCACATTTGGGTACGACTTAAAAACTGCTTTTATTTTATTCTGGTAATGTTATGTTCACGCTTTAGGCAGTAAGTAGTACATCCAAAATAAAGTGGCTGATCTATTTGTAATCTTTTAGAAAAGAAATCGACCTTTAAAAAAAACCGAAAAAGGCATCCAGCTTGATCCAATGCAAAAGTTTATACAACTTAATAAAAGACTTCTAAAAATTCGTTGCACAAAGCACTATAAATGGATAAAGACATTCCATTATTTTAAAAGTTATTTCAAAATCGATGATAATATTTTAATCCATACGAAACATTATTTCAATTGTTCCAAATCAAATATAATTTTCAGAGTTTATGATTCGTTAAATTATTTATTCGGGTACAAGAGAAATTTATATGAAATGAAATTTGAGTGATTGTATGGAAGGCATGGCCACAATTATGAACCTAACATTTACCATAATTAAGAATTTGCAGGATTTAGGCTAATGTAAGGATTTGCTCTTCAAATCTGTTCATCTCACAATTCATTAAATCCCCTTAAAATCCGTTAAATCCTGTCAACTTTCCACTACTTTTGCAAATCCTAATGATATTTCCTAACAAATCAAGATCATGCGTTTAATTTTTATAGTATTGTATTGTTTTGCAAATTTGCCAGGCCCCGCTGCTCAATCTCTCAAAACGCCATTTGAAAAAAACAACAACCAAACATCTACCTATATAGATTGTATCAACTTTTATAAAGCGCTGGAGAAAAAATCGGGCTTGGTAAAAGTTTTTGAAGCAGGTCCATCTGACGTTTCTTTGCCCATTTACACGGTCGTATTGAGTAGTAAAAAAAATTTTACTCCTGAAAAAAGCCGGAAAGCCGGCAAAGCCATATTATTTATAAATAACGGAATTCATCCGGGCGAACCGGATGGCATCGAAGCTTCTATGATGTTTGCACGCGATCTCGTATCAGATCCCAATCAGGCAAAAATTCTGGATGAAATCAGCATCGTAATTATTCCGATCTACAATGTGGGCGGTAGTCTGCTACGAAATAAATATTCTCGGGTCAACCAGAACGGTCCCGATGAATACGGATTCAGAGGCAACGCACAAAATCTGGACCTCAACCGCGATTTTATCAAATGCGACAGCAGAAATGCAAAGACCTTTACCCAATTGTTCAGACATTGGGATCCCGATATTTTTCTCGAAACCCACACAACAGATGGAGCTGATTACCCTTACCTGATGACCCTTCTTTCCAGCCAAAGACATAAGCTGCAAATTGAATTGGCAAATTACATTTATAAGCATTTCATCCCTCCCTTTATAAAATCGATGTCTGAAAGAAATTTAGATGTGATCCCTTATGTAAATTCAGAAGGAGATCCTTCCGGAGGAATTTTTGATTTTTTAGACTCACCACGATTTTCTACAGGATATGCAGCACTTTTTCATTGCATGGGTTTTCTGGCCGAATCTCATATGCTGAAACCCTATAACGCAAGAGTAAGTGCACATAAATTGTTGATGCAAAAGCTTGCCGAACAAACCCGGTTGCAGAAAAATGAACTGCTCCGTGTTCGCGAAGAAGCCAAATCAGCAGCTACTAAAAGTAAGACTATGGATATACGCTGGAAAATCGACAAGTCGCGCTGCGATAGTTTGTATTTTACAGGTTATACTGCTGAAAAAAAAATCAGTGAGCTTACGGGTTTAGAACGCATCTCATACGATAAAAATAAACCTTATTCAAAAAATATTCCCTATTACAATGTTTGCCAACCGGTCAAAACTGTGAAACGTCCAACGGCATACTTCGTACCTGCCGCTTTTGAAATGGTTATCGAGAGATTGAAATGGAACGGTGTACAGATGCATCGTCTCGAAAAAGACAGTCTGGTTCGGGCTCATTATTATAAAATTAAAAATTTCAAAAGCGTTTCTAAACCTTATGAAGGCCATTTTATGCATCAGGAGGTTGAAACAGAATCCATAAGAGATTCGCGAATGTACTTCAAAGGGGATTACATCATTTACACCCAACAACCTGCAATACGTTATATCGTTGAAACGCTGGAACCCGAAGCTCACGATGCATTTTTTGTTTGGAATTTTTTTGATCCCATACTTCAAAGAAAGGAATACTTCAGCGACTATCTTTTCGAAGATCTGGCTGTATCTATACTTGAAAACGACCGGGACATTAAAAAAGAATTTGAAGAGAGAAAGTTGAACGATTCCCAATTTGCTCGGAGCAGCAGAGCCATGCTCGAATTTATATATGACCGTTCAAAATATGCAGAACCGGGCTACCGATTATATCCGGTAGCATTAATTTATCAGGAAGATTGATGAGTACCGGCATCTTTTTGCTGTTTTTCGTGTACACTTTTGAATAGCTCATGGTTTTTTAATACGCTGGCTCTATTTTGATTTGTCAGATTAGATTTGTCTATAATTAACCCAATCTCTGCATTAGAATTGAAAATATACTATATATTGTTGATTATCAATATATAATTTCAAATATATTGCAATAGAAAGGTGATTTACAAAAACCCTATACAAAGCTTATTGCTTCTTGCTTTAAGCTAAGTAACTGGATTCCATGGCATGAATTGGGATTAACATTCAACCTTGTCATTTGAATGACATTCGCTTATCTTTGCACACCCTTTAAATTGTGATATGGGAAGGATATTTGAAGTCAGAAAACACAAAATGTTTGCTCGTTATGCCAAAATGAGCAAGCAGTTTGCACGCATCAGTAAGGAAGTATTTATGGCGGTAAAGGCCTCAGGCCCCAATCCCGATAGCAATCCAAGGTTGAGGGCTGCATTCCAGAATGCAAGGGCCTGCAACATGCCTAAAGACAGGTTGGAAGCGGCGATTAAAAAAGCAGCATCCAAAGACGAGAAAGATCTGGAGATCCTTACTTATGAAGGCTATGGTCCATACGGTGTTGCTGTTTTAGTTGAGACCGCTACAGACAATCCTACCCGAACCGTAGCCAACATCCGTTCCTACTTTAATAAATATGGCGGGAGCCTTGGTACTTCCGGAAGTGTGGAATATTTGTTTGAACACAAATGTAATTTTCGGATCAGGAAAAAACCAGGAATGGATCCGGAAATGCTGGAACTGGAGCTCATTGATGCGGGTTGCGAAGAGCTCAATGAAGATGGAGAAGAACTTGTAGTCTATGGAAATTTTGACGGCTTTGGCAGTCTGCAGGATTATTTTGAAAAACACGAAATTGAAATTATTTCTTCTGGTTTTGACCGGATACCAACTACGACTAAAAAACTTACCCAGGAACAGGAGGAAGAAGTCAATAAATTGTTGGATAAAATTGAAGAAGATGAAGATGTTCAAAACGTCTTTAGTACCATGGAGTGATTTCCATAATAACCCAAAGCATTTTTAAATGAGCACTTTCAGCGAAGATTTTTTGTTGAATGTCAGATTGCATCGCATTGCTCTTTTGGTTTTGCCATTTCTGATTTATGCAAATACGCTCAACCATGAATTTGTGCTGGATGATGGTATCGTAATCACTGAAAATAAATTCGTTAAACAAGGTTTTTCGGGTATTGGTGAATTGCTTACCAAAGATTCATTCTATGGCTTTTTCAAAAAGCAAGGAAAAGAAAAATTGGTTTCCGGAGGAAGGTACAGACCCATGAGTTTAATCGTTTTTGCTGTGACCTATGAACTCTTTGGTGCAAGTCCGTTTGTATTTCATTTTCTGTCCATTCTGATCTATGCCTTGTTGGGCTTGGTCATGTATGTTTGTCTCCAAAAATTATTCTCATTGAAACTGGGTCAAGCCTCCAGACCTTTTTCACTCCTCACATCCTTGTTGTTTATAACTCACCCCGTCCATACGGAATGCGTGGCCAATGTGAAAGGAATGGACGAGAGCCTGGCCTTGTTGTTTTCACTTTTAGCGTTTGTTTTTTTTCTTCAATACCTTGAAGTCAAAAAATATCAGATGATTGCAATTTCTGGTTTTTGTATGCTGCTCGGACTCCTGTCGAAAGAAAATGCAATAGCCTATGTAGTTTTGATACCCTTAGGCACATTTCTTTTGCACGATTACAATAAATCGCAGTTGGTCAGGGCCTCAATGGTATTGATGATTGCGGGACTTATTTTTGTTTTAATGCGAGCAAATACTTTGGGTTTAAACCCATTTACCAGGCTGTCGACCGAACTTATGAACAATCCGTTCATGAAACTTGAAAATGGTCAGAAAGTGGCCATGAATATTTTTGAAAAAACCGGGATCATCACTTATTGCCTTTTTGAATACCTCCGGCTATTGATCTGGCCGCATCCGCTTACCCATGATTATTATCCCAAGCATATTCCATTGTTAGGTCCCTTTTCCTGGAAATCAATTTCGGCAGTAGTGATTTACACTTCAGCCATCGCTACCGCTTTGTGGAGTTATAAAACACTCCGGGTATTTACTTATTGTGTTGCATCATACATCCTTCCTTTGTTTTTAGTTTCGAATATTATGTTCCCGATAGGAACAAATATGGGGGAGCGATTTCTTTTTATGCCTTCATTGGGATTTATCATTGGTCTTGTCTTCCTGTTGCTGAAATTTAATCATCTCAATTACCAGAGGAGCTTTTATATGCTCATGCCACTTTATGTGCTGTTCTCTTTTTTAACGATCAACAGAAATCCAGCCTGGAAGTCCAATAAAATATTATTTGATACCGATTTACATACCTCTGCACAAAGTGCAAAAATTCACAATGCTGTAGCAGGTGTTCTTCTCGAATCGGTACCTTCGATAAAAGATAGTGCCGAGATTCGAAAAATTACCAGCAAGGCCAGAATGGAACTGGAAAAAGCGCTTCAAATTCATCCACTTTACATGGAGGCACATTTGCAAATGGGGAATATTTATTATTACGAAAAGGACTACGCAAATGCGATTGAGAAATACAATTATTTATTGAGTCATTTACCGGAGGACGAAGATGCATTCAAGAACCTGCAAATGGCCTTGCGCGAGCGCGGCAGGCAATTGGGTCAATCCGGTAAACTTCAGGAAGCAACTGATTTTATCAAAAAGGCTTTGGGCATGAACCCAGGTGATGCAGAATGTTTGATGCTGATGGGAATTGCTGAAGGATCTGCAGGAAATAATGATGTAGCCATTGAATATTTCAGAAAAGCAATCCAGATGGAACCTAAAAATGCACAAGCTTATTTTAACCTGGGTATTGCTTTTAAAAATTCGGGCGACGCGATTAAATCAGATTCCATGTTTAACGTTGCAAAAGTAATTGATCCACAGATTTTACAAAAGAACGGCCTGATCGACCAATGAAAATAGTAAAATGCATTTTAATTCTAATATGCTTCTATGGTCGCGCCACCGGTCAGGATAATTTTAACTTGAATGGTCCCGATACCCTGCTCAAAAAAATGACACTTGAGGAAAAAATCGGACAGTTATTTATCATCCGTTCTTTTTCAAACGAAAACGAAGAGCAAACCAGGGATGTCATTCATACAATCAAAACTTTTGGCGTTGGAGGAGTGTGTTTTTTTAAAGGGACTTTGGCTGGAATGACTCAAAAAATAGATACGTATCAGACCGTTTCCAAGTGGCCATTGCTGATGAGTATGGATGGCGAATGGGGATTGGGGATGCGGCTAACAGATGTTTCCAGGTTTCCTAAGCAAATGTGCCTGGGTGCATTAACGGATAATAAACCCATTTACAGAATGGCATATGAAATGGCCAGTCAAATGAAATTGGTTGGACTGCATATGAATTTCGCTCCTGTCGCAGACATCAACAACAACTTGCTCAATCCTGTGATTAACGAACGTTCGTTTGGATCAGACCGGCGAATGGTCACCGCTAAAGTATTTGCTTATATGCTAGGCCTTCAGGATGGTGGCATTTTAGCCTGTCTGAAACATTTTCCCGGACATGGAGATACGGAAGTGGATTCTCATAAGGATTTGCCAGTGCTTCCTTTTTCGAAGTCAAGACTTGACAGCCTTGAACTGTTTCCTTTTGCTGTACTCAGTAAATTTCAACCTGCTGCAATGATGGTTGGGCATTTGCATATCCCTCGTCTGGACAGCACTCCAAATATGTCCGCAACGCTATCCGAGAAAATAAACCATCAAATCCTTCGGGAGGAATTTGGATATGAGGGCTTGATTATAACCGATGCCCTTGAGATGGAAGGCGTTACCAAACATTTTTCAGATGCAGAAATCGCTTTGTTTGCTTTTAAAGCCGGCAACGATATGCTCTTGCTCAGCAGAAATATTTTTGAAGCGGGTAATGCTATAAAAGATGCTATTCAAAGAGGTGAAATTTCAGAAAGGCAGTTGGACGAGAAAGTGAGTCGGATTCTAAATTATAAACACAAAGTAGGTTTGTTTGCGCAGCGAATACCTGATCGTCCCGAAGGATTATTAAAATCATTCAACAAGAGGATCGCAACGCACAATGACCAATTATACAGGAAAGCCATGTGCCTGGGGAGAGACCCCCAGAATCTCATTCCGATCAGAGATATTCCGGCCAAAATAATCACATTAAAGCTAGGAAAGCCAACAGCCGCAACTTTTTTGTCGCGAATTAATGATTATGCAGCTGTTTCAAATTATAGTCTCGAAGATACATCGCAGTGGAATGATCAACTCGGAAAAGCGATTTCAGAAGCCGAACTGATCATTATTCATGTACACGGACTGAGCTTTAATTCACAAAAATCTTTTGGATTAGATCTGCTAAACCTGCAGAAACTTAACCCGCATCTCCGTGAAAAAAAATGTATAGTAGTGATGTTTGGTTGTCCATACGTAGCCATGTATTTTCCTCAACACTGCAGTTTGTTTCTCGCTCATGAAGAGAATGAATTGAGCATGGATATTGCTGCTCAAATGCTGTTTGGAACTGATCCGATTGTTGGAACAGTTCCAATGATGGTTTCTAATGCATTGCAACAAGGAAAATCAATAACCCGACCCTCCCTTTTGAGGATGGGCTATTCTATTCCGGAAACCCAGGGAATGAGCAGCGATAGTCTTGAAATTATTGATAGTATAGTTTATGAACTGATCAGTCAGAAGGCGGCTCCGGGTTGTCAGGTCGCTGTAGCACGCAACAATAAAATAATTTATCAGAAGTCATTTGGCTATTTGGATTATGATTCCTTGAGGAGAGTGGAGAACAATACTATATACGATCTGGCATCACTTACAAAAATTGTCACCACTGCCCCTATTCTATTTCAACTTGAAGACAGAAATAAGATAAAAGCTTCAGATAAGTTCTCCGACTATTTTGAATTATTCCGCAACACCAATAAAGAACAACTCACATTTAAAGATTTTATGATGCACCAGGGAAGATTGCTTTCGTGGATCCCGTATTATAGAAGCACATTAGTTCCAGTCGATAGCCCGGGTCTATATAATCCATTATATTACGATACAATTCCATCCAAGCAATATAATATTCCTGTATGTGAAGGGATGTTCCTCCGGTCGGATTTTGTAGATACGATATTGCAGGTTATTGCTGATTCCAGATTACTCGAAGAGCGAAAATTTAATTACTCTGATCTTGGTTTTTATTTTATACCCAAGTTGGTGCAGCAAGTCACCGGAAAAAACTTTGAAAGATATTTTCAAAAAGAGATATCTGAAAAGTTAGAACTTAGAAATGTTTTATTTAATCCAATAAGAAAAGGAATTCCAATAGAAAGTATTGCTCCTACCGAAATGGATCCATATTGGCGGAAGCAAAGAATACAGGGATATGTGCATGATATGGGTGCCGCCATGATGGGAGGAATCAGTGGACACGCAGGATTGTTTGGAAATGCACATGATGTACTCAGATTGATGCAATTGTATTTGAACAGAGGCCAATATGCAGGAAGGGAAATTCTGAAGGCATCTTCCATTGGTAAAAAAATGACAAGAGATTGGGAGTTTCAGAGAAGGGCTTATTTGTTTGATATGCCCCAACTAAAATCCGATTCGATTAAGCCTTATGTATCGAGCCTGGCATCGAATAGAACAATTGGGCATCAGGGCTTTACGGGTACCTGCGCCTGGGCAGACCCCGATGCCCAAATTAATTATGTATTTTTATCCAACAGGACTTTCCCTTTAGCCGAAAATAATAAATTGCACAAAGAGCGTTACCGGACCAGGATTCAGGAAATTCTATACAAAGCTATCATACCGGATGCTGGTGAAAATCCATATTTTCGTAATGTCAGTTCGGGTTCGGGGGCAGGTCCGTAAAATGCTAACTTTAATCATTCATGTGGCTTAATTTAAAAATCGCATTGCGTTATCTCGTTGGTAAAAAATCATCCCAGGCAATCCATTGGATCACCGGTATTTCGATTTTTGGGATAGCTGTGGGCTCTGCTGCCCTGATCATTGTTTTATCTGTATTCAATGGATTTGATGAACTCGTAACCGGAATGTTCAGTAAACACAATCCTGACATTAAGATCATTTCCAAAAATTCCAAATATTTTACAGAAGATTCCACGTTGGTACAGAAAATTTCAAAAGAAGCATATGTAGAATTCTTATCGCGTTCATTCGAAGAAGTTTGTATGTTTCAATATAAGGATGCTCAGGAATTTGGAATCATAAAAGGTGTAGAAAAGA includes:
- a CDS encoding serine hydrolase, giving the protein MKIVKCILILICFYGRATGQDNFNLNGPDTLLKKMTLEEKIGQLFIIRSFSNENEEQTRDVIHTIKTFGVGGVCFFKGTLAGMTQKIDTYQTVSKWPLLMSMDGEWGLGMRLTDVSRFPKQMCLGALTDNKPIYRMAYEMASQMKLVGLHMNFAPVADINNNLLNPVINERSFGSDRRMVTAKVFAYMLGLQDGGILACLKHFPGHGDTEVDSHKDLPVLPFSKSRLDSLELFPFAVLSKFQPAAMMVGHLHIPRLDSTPNMSATLSEKINHQILREEFGYEGLIITDALEMEGVTKHFSDAEIALFAFKAGNDMLLLSRNIFEAGNAIKDAIQRGEISERQLDEKVSRILNYKHKVGLFAQRIPDRPEGLLKSFNKRIATHNDQLYRKAMCLGRDPQNLIPIRDIPAKIITLKLGKPTAATFLSRINDYAAVSNYSLEDTSQWNDQLGKAISEAELIIIHVHGLSFNSQKSFGLDLLNLQKLNPHLREKKCIVVMFGCPYVAMYFPQHCSLFLAHEENELSMDIAAQMLFGTDPIVGTVPMMVSNALQQGKSITRPSLLRMGYSIPETQGMSSDSLEIIDSIVYELISQKAAPGCQVAVARNNKIIYQKSFGYLDYDSLRRVENNTIYDLASLTKIVTTAPILFQLEDRNKIKASDKFSDYFELFRNTNKEQLTFKDFMMHQGRLLSWIPYYRSTLVPVDSPGLYNPLYYDTIPSKQYNIPVCEGMFLRSDFVDTILQVIADSRLLEERKFNYSDLGFYFIPKLVQQVTGKNFERYFQKEISEKLELRNVLFNPIRKGIPIESIAPTEMDPYWRKQRIQGYVHDMGAAMMGGISGHAGLFGNAHDVLRLMQLYLNRGQYAGREILKASSIGKKMTRDWEFQRRAYLFDMPQLKSDSIKPYVSSLASNRTIGHQGFTGTCAWADPDAQINYVFLSNRTFPLAENNKLHKERYRTRIQEILYKAIIPDAGENPYFRNVSSGSGAGP